aaatttttaaatgtattttacaataatttattttttaaaatataaaagatatgaataattttttaaattttttaaaatagaaaatcattttttattatttataggtGAACATGtttttcataaaaaatgaaaACTATAGTTTTTTTAGAAAATGAAAAAAGTAAATAGACCCTTATAATTACCTCATTCCATACTTTTGGAAACTCAATAGATGAATGCATATTTGGCAGTGTAGAAAGTTATACGTTTATAGTAGCCCTTAGTAATTAAAAAATAACTAGTCATTTTACCTaagaaatatttattatttacttttaataacataatttaatatttatttttctatattctatattttcaaaattatattataaaattttattaatgataaaattttaattaattataattttattttaggtgtcattaaataattttttaataataactgATATaatgttatatttaataaaagatataaaaatatatatcatttaattttaaattttaaaataagttgattaatagattatttcttttttattttctaaattagttgatatatatcaattaaaaaaaagaaagtaaGGGAAAAAACACATGCCACACAGCGATTTTTGAAGTAATATTTATTGAAATTCTtggattttaaatataaaaatatttttaaaaataaatgtttaaattttcaaaataatttttttaatcaatatatatatatatattaataaaattttaaaatatatatttaaatttattatgaatAATGGCAAAATTTAGAGATCTTAAAGTAATTAAACCTTTTACTAATCAgccgaaaatttaattaaaaaaactatTTATATTTAGAGTTATATGATATGATAAGCAGAGTAATTGTAAACTTGATTATTCTaaaattctttttaaattttagatttttttttatgagaTAAAATTTTAGTAATTGAAATTTGAAAACTCTTGGGCAAAAGTTGACGTTTAATAAGGTAAGCTATTATATATAAATACACAAAGATGAAAAAAAGGATATGCCACTTGACAATTTTTTTAAAGTATTTTTATTATGCTATGTGGTTAATTCTTGTAATGTCATTTTTAAGGTTCAACTCATATACGAGCTTATACCTTGTTACATTGAAGCAGTTGTGTAGTCAAATCTATTTTAAATTTGATAGTACTTGATCATGTATGTCTCATAAGTTTATTTCTTGTCAATTGAAAATTAGAAACTAGCATTCCAAATATATGATTGATTAATTacaattttgatttttggaactaTATATTAGTGACCAAAGGATATGAAATTTCTATTGTTGATCATCACAAATTGTATTATAATCACATTGCCCTAGCTTGTTTAGGACTTTATTCTTGTCCTACTTTTCTTCTTAAGATCCCAATGCAGTAGTTTAAAATGCTTAAAAGATGAAGAATATCTCAATGTAGTGTATGCATTTTCTTGCTGAAATGGTCCAGTGATTCAAAATTTTCCTTCTAAATTCTTCCAGGAATATTGCCACATTGTCACAAAATTACACTGTTTACGCTATTGACCTTCTGGGATTCGGTGCTTCAGACAAGCCAAAGGGTTTTGCATACACCATGGAGGCATGGGCTGAGGTACTTAATTATCCTAGTTGATATTTTCCCAAAGTTAACTTACAGCCTCAGTCCATTTGCAAAAATTAGGGTAGCTTACAAAAACCTTCCCAATGTTGAGTAAAATTTACACTGGCattattgatttttttaaaacATGAGTTAAATAGTCATTATACTCAGTGCCTTGCCTACTGagtaaaataacattttaatcaGTCAATTTTTTTTAGATGAAATAACATGTTATTCACTAACCTTTTTAACTTGTAGGGTTAAAAAGTTGTTTTATTTGAGAACTCAAAGGctaaaaattttattcaaaaacataaaaagattttttttttttttaattttccccAAAAATTTTAGCTATGCTGACTCTGAGAAATTTTATACAGTTAATTTTGGATTTCCTGCATGAAGTTATTCAGAAACCAACGGTACTAATAGGGAACTCCGTTGGAAGTCTTGCTTGTGTCATTGCAGCTTCAGGTAGATGActtccttctttttttcttccctgAAGATAATTTTACTTGCAAAGAGTTCCTTTATCTTCCTTGTAAAAACAATCACATATACCTACTTGGCTACATGAAAATATTTCATCTCTCTTGATACTTTCTTCAACAAGAATCTCGTCAAACTTTGGTTCGAGGGCTTGTATTGTTGAATTGTGCTGGTGGCATGAACAATAAGGCAATTGTTGATGATTGGAGGATCAAGCTGTTACTACCTTTGCTTTTGCTAATTGATTTTTTATTGAAGCAACGAGTAATTGCTTCGACGATCTTTGAACGTGTAAAACAAAGGTATCCTATTTATATGGATTGATATTAATCTCCTAATCCTGGTATAAAAGTTAGAAATGTTTCTGAGTTGTGTAGCCGATGCAGGGATACATTGAAGAACATTTTATTATCTGTGTATGGCGATAAGGACTCCGTAGATGAGGAACTGGTAGAGGTAATTGCTATATATTCGCTTACTGCAAATATTTTCCTTTGGAATAATACTGAAACATCTAATTAATCAGAATTGTGTTTTCATATGAAAATTCCAGATCATTAGAGGACCTGCAAATGATGAAGGTGCGCTTGATGCTTTTGTTTCCATCGTGACAGGTCCACCAGGACCGAGTCCTGTCAAACTACTGCCAAGAATTTCCTGTCCTGTTTTAGTTTTATGGGGTGATCAAGATCCCTTCACACCTATTGACGGGCCAGTTGGTAAATATTTCTCTTCCCTGCCTTCTCAATTGTCAAATGTTAGGCTTTACATGTTGGAAGGGGTTGGACATTGTCCCCATGATGACAAACCTGACTTGGTTCATGGAAATTTGCTTCCTTGGTTGGCTGATGTTACGGCTTAATAAGCATAATTGTTGTTGGTTCCAACAATTAGTGTCACTAATCGTAGTTATTGTTGATGAATTTATCAAGTAATTAACTTGAAGATTCTTGGAAAGAAATGGCTCATATCTCTTTCGCAAAGATAACTTGGTTTCAGCATAGATAGAGATGTGAGTAAAACTCAAATCCGAGAGAAATATCGCCCATGAGTCCCCTTTATTGAAActatgtttttatttatttttatttttaactggCGGGACGCTTTTACCTTAAAAGATGATACAGTTACCTCACCAGGAGTTAGCCGCACCTACAAATGATATAAATACTATTGTTGCTTTAGCTTTACTTGCGTCAATAGCCTCCATGGAACTAGGTGTGATTTGAGTTGTAAACAAGAAATCTCTTATACCATGATCTTGGAGATTCCAAGgttaatatatatatagtatttgaatcaaatgaatgtgaatttcATTGCAATTGCATATATATTATAAAACAAAATTCATTTGAAAGTGGATTCTTATATATGGTATGCTAATTATTATATGAAGAAATCATTTTGCAATATCAACTAATGTTGGTTAAATTTATTTGTGTCTTACTAATTTAGTGTGTATTTGCAAACTATACCAAATTTGATAGGATCTGATAAAATGGAACCAATTCTATAATTTTGTGTTTGGATGGAGGAATTTAAAGTATGATATttgaatttcataatttataggtTTTCTTTAATAAATTAGAATTGTGAATTTATATTCAACTCAATGatgcagaaaatattttataaaatactgTTATTAAATCcgcccaaaaaaaaaatttttttttttaaagcaaaaATTAAAAGCAACATTTGTTAATTTAAAATTGATGTTTTAAGTCTTGTTTGGTGAACTTAGGAATTTTATATTTATAGAAAGTGCTAGTTGTCCATTATCATTGACTGCTTGATAAGTTAATATTCTAATTCCTTCACATACAAGAAGCATCTTACCCCAAATTAGTTAAAGGTGCCCACCTCCAACCTATCACCACTGATCCATCACCGTCACCACCAACCCCCTCATTTCAATTGTTGATAATCAAATGTAGCTTAAAATTAAGGCAGCAAGTCTATTGTAGCCCTTTAATTAATAGTCTTTTTGATTATTGAAAAAAGTTTCAACCAAATAgacttttataattttaaaataaatcaaattagtCTAAATGTTGAGATGCTAATAGGTAAAATACCTACGAAAATCACTCGAACAtaattaatattctcaaaatttgaatctatctcaaatttaattaaaatttatcacaaCTATCCGAATCTATgtcaaactaaattattattacttgaaaaatatttaagccgatttaatttttcatattttaattaataatcttcaaaaaaatatatttttattaatgatttatattttaaaattttaataatttcataaaatatttaaattctattttatataaaataaaaatataaaatttataaatattattataaaaaagtaTATTTTATATTTGTAAAACCTAAATCCGATACATGTTTATATTTTAAATCTAAATCCATTTCAAACTCGTTTTATTAGAATTCGATCAGATGAAATACCCATAAAAACCTAACTCATTATCATCCTGTCCAAATGCCACAAAAATGAACCATTTTAGCTAGAAAATTAATCATCTACGTACGGAAACACAAACGAACGTCTCTGCTCTCCATTTTCTGTTATATTCTTAGGAAACAAATTACTTCTATTTCTTCAAGTTAATAAGGAATTGTTTGATATTGCTGTTAAAACCGttattgagaaaattatttttttaaatatattaattaaagagcattaaaaaataatttaaaattaaatttgataaattttaatcataaaaatattaaaataataaaataatttttttcaaatgatttttttaacagtatttaaaattatacttttatttttattcagaaaagcaGTTTGAACTCTCCAAACTCAATACCAAATAGTGACAAAGTCTGTTGATGCTGCTGCTGCTATTGCCAACCAACAAAATTAGAATTGTTCTTCTTGTTCTTCCACTAAAATAAATAAGGTTTTCTACTTTCACCAAAAACCACTTATTCAATCAATAAATTTACCCAAAATGTAAatgaaaaagatttttttttttcatcattttttttggtcaatcaaattaataccataaaaagaaaaggaaaaatctaAATTGAATTACTAAATCCATACTACCCAATTTATCCAAAACTATCATTTACCTGTAATTTCCATGGGCAAATAAAATGAAATTGCAAGGCTGTGCAATTATAAAAAAGACTCTGAGAAAGGGAACATAAAATAAGGCAACAAGATCCTATATGGGTGCTCTGTCTTAATCTTTGAAATCAAACTtgacaaaaatgaaatcataaagCATGAAAAATCTAACCACAACATCCAAATTTTATGTTGTCCATGGCACAAAATTTGAATTCTGTAATATtcaaaaatttccaagaatggcATCAAAATAAAGttagaaattttctaagatttttGGCAAGTCTCATATTTTTCGAAGAACGGTAGAATCATTTAGGGAATTTTTGAAGTTTAGACGAAATACAATTAAAGGTGAGAACCCAGACCCAAGTTAATATGCAGGACAAGGCTTCTAAAAGCCtatctttttcccttttttttcatGCGTATTCTATGAAAAATTATCCAATAAAATCAACGTATGTACAGCAATTTTATTGTAACGGTTGATTGTGGTGAATCCCACATAAATTTTTATTGTAACCATGATTGTTGTGGGTCTCACATGAATCCCACCACAGTTATAATAAAATCCTTGTATGTATATTGATTTCACCAAATAAAAATTCATATTAAAAGAGTGTTCTTTCTTCACCCTGTTGAAAATTCCACGCTATCACAGTTGGCACTCTTAGCCGATATATGTTAAAGCTTTGGATAGAAGAGAGAAAAACATAGGGAAATCATACTTCTTTCCTCAATTTGGTAACTCTAAACCCTATCTTtttgagttttaatacttttggaATGGCTAGTTTTAGGTTTATCTATTTGCTTAAAGTTAAAGAATATGGCTGTTGACAGGTGGAAGGAAAGACTTCAGTGCAGAAGTATAAAGCTTTGGGACCTTCCTTTTACGAGGGAAAGGAAGGAGAGGACCTGATGACCTTCTCATTTGAGGTAAAAAGATTATGTAACACTTTGGAATTTTCAGAAACAGTGGCTATCCAGATGGCAGGTTTCTCCATGAATGAAGAGTTGGCCATTTGGTTCTAAAACGAATGCAGCCCAAAATGAGAGAGATGATATTAGTCGAGTTCCACCAGCCATTTGTGCCCGAGGAAACCCCACAGAGTACCAAAAGTGAGAAGATGTACGAGTTTGAGAGGACTACATAACGTTAATTCTTGCCATGGGAGGTTCACCATATCACAAGGTCATAAATATGGCCCAAGCGATAGAGAAGAATTTGAGATTAAAATCAGAAGGATCTAGCCCAAAGAAGGCTAAGATTGAAACGTTGGAATTTTCCAGTTTCAACAAGTTTGAGCAATCCTCTAGACTGTTTTGACTTGAGAAAGGAAAGGGCAATAGGAAGTGAAATAGTTCTAGTCAGACCAGCAGTTTCCAGAGTGAAGGATCTACTAGACCAAGCTGGCCTACTTACCAGAAGTGTGGAAGACAGCACCTTGGATTGTGTGGATCCTGCTTCTAATGCGGGCAAATGAGAAATTTTATTAAGAATTGTCTTAAGGTGCCATAGGTGGCACAACCTACACATAACAATATACAAGGTGGAACACAGTTGGCTAGTCAGTGCTAAGAGAGGTGCAAGAGGACACGGTTCAACCTCAAACAACAATCAGGAAGAATGAGGCTAGGCTAGAGTGTTTATCTTGGCACACCAAGATGCGCGAGCTTCCAATGCAACAATGTTATGTACAACCCTAATTTATTGTTCAAAAACTTACATTTTGATTGATTCGGTGCTACGCTTTCTTTTATCTCACTTATGTTTGTCATGAAAATTCAAAATTGCCATTCTAAACCAAAACTAGCTTGATTcacaattttccttttttttttaaaaaaaaaattatgttgaatctctttaatttttcatattagaACCGAGCTAAACAACGAGCTAGACTGAAACCATATCAAACCGTTTTAAATTGAAACCGTTTTGAACCAAAACTGTTTCAAACTGGAATCAATCCGAACCATAAAGCTAGCTGAACTGGCGATTCCGGCTCAGGACCGGAACCAACCAATGGCcaggtcatatatatatatatatatatatatatatatatatatatataatgccaCATGGGCAAATAAAGCATTTCTAAATAGTTTTCATTTTGATACATATTGATTAACATTTTAGATATATTCTATAGATAGattattttcaataaaaaaaataaaataatcgtATTATATTGGTATCAACTCAGTGTAATTGTAGAAGATAGAATAGGCCAGACTCGCTTTACAATCTTTGGCAAATCAGCAAAGGAATTGATTAAGATGCACGTGAGACGA
The sequence above is a segment of the Hevea brasiliensis isolate MT/VB/25A 57/8 chromosome 11, ASM3005281v1, whole genome shotgun sequence genome. Coding sequences within it:
- the LOC110665899 gene encoding pheophytinase, chloroplastic isoform X2, producing MGALATAAELHISLNLLFPGSGRTKKGSSVICQQRKASIPDMKSKPLRSIEVREIRDKCRKWAWKGQYSINFFVSDSESRPPLLLVHGFGASIPHWRRNIATLSQNYTVYAIDLLGFGASDKPKGFAYTMEAWAELILDFLHEVIQKPTVLIGNSVGSLACVIAASESRQTLVRGLVLLNCAGGMNNKAIVDDWRIKLLLPLLLLIDFLLKQRVIASTIFERVKQRDTLKNILLSVYGDKDSVDEELVEIIRGPANDEVLWGDQDPFTPIDGPVGKYFSSLPSQLSNVRLYMLEGVGHCPHDDKPDLVHGNLLPWLADVTA
- the LOC110665899 gene encoding pheophytinase, chloroplastic isoform X1, which codes for MGALATAAELHISLNLLFPGSGRTKKGSSVICQQRKASIPDMKSKPLRSIEVREIRDKCRKWAWKGQYSINFFVSDSESRPPLLLVHGFGASIPHWRRNIATLSQNYTVYAIDLLGFGASDKPKGFAYTMEAWAELILDFLHEVIQKPTVLIGNSVGSLACVIAASESRQTLVRGLVLLNCAGGMNNKAIVDDWRIKLLLPLLLLIDFLLKQRVIASTIFERVKQRDTLKNILLSVYGDKDSVDEELVEIIRGPANDEGALDAFVSIVTGPPGPSPVKLLPRISCPVLVLWGDQDPFTPIDGPVGKYFSSLPSQLSNVRLYMLEGVGHCPHDDKPDLVHGNLLPWLADVTA